The Corvus cornix cornix isolate S_Up_H32 chromosome 15, ASM73873v5, whole genome shotgun sequence genome includes the window AGTCCAAGCCAGTCCACTCTAGTTTGCGCCAGTCCTTGGACTTCAGCTTCTAtcagtgcttttctctttgtcctttACTCATCTTCCACAGCTCTTGCTgtccacagctgctgccagagcatgCCCAGAGACCTGGCAGGAGCACACAGCTCACCAGCTATCCTCAGCTTCATCAGTAACCAACACAATAATGACAAACCAAACAGCAAGAACTTCATGACAAACCAAAGGGAGTATAAACACTGAGGAAGAACAAAATGATGTTTTGAAATACCATCTCAGGCTCCTCTTTCTCTATATAAAAAGGAACTTTTTCCAAAGTAACCAAAGAAAGCATCAGGAAAGACCTAGACTGCAAGTGGGGATGACTACCTTTGCATGCAAGTTGGTATGGAGAGGTTTGATGCCCATCCAAGCAATGGCATTCCCCTGATTAGAAATCAGCTTGTAAATGCTTGGCAGTCATACTGTGAATATGAAATATTCCAGGCATAGAGGTGCAGCATCATGCTATCGTTGCTGGCCAGAATATGCCCAGGACAGTTGCTAACAGGGAGCAGTAGGAGTGGGAGGGATTGAGACACATGTATTGCAGTCCTATATTCTTAAGCCTCCTATCAGATAATTCTAAGAAAGGGTGAATAAACTATGAAACCAGGAATGCCCTTCAATCCCCAAATGTTTATCTAGTCTCAGCCAAATCACTGAGCAAAATATTCATTTAGGTGGGATAACAAGTGGGAAAGGAGGACGAGAAAGGACAAATAGATGGAATTGTTCACTAAGTGATTACACATTGCACCATGCTCCCACAGCTAGTTATCTATGACTGTGCAGATTAAGATGGacaaagatgaaaagagaaGCACTGAAGTGTGTAACTGGGTTCTGGGAGACATCTGTGAGCTTTGTCTCTACTCAGAGTTCTCACTGTCCTGTGCTTTAGTAGCTGTGGTTTCCTATTGCTGGCTCCTTGGTCTCGGAGGAGGCAGGTGTGTGGCATTGTTCAAACTGTTAGAGCTCCCAAGGAAAATACAGGACATTCGGAGGCATGTCTGAATAGCTGTACcagtttgtttgctgtttttatttcctgcgAGAAAATGAGCTACAACCTTTTTCTCCTGGCTTTTGTCCTGGGCATTACTGGAGCTTTCCAGTATGGATTGCAGGTCTCCATTATCAATTCTCCTGCTGAGGTAAGCATGGAGAGCTCAAAGAGTGAGCTACCAGGATTTCACTGCTCCCAGGCATTCATGCCTCTACACGCAATGGCTAActtttttacttctgctttcaaaattagACTTATCATGGTTTCTTAGTTCTAAGACTAGCTGCTACTGCTCTTGTGTTTCATGGGGTTTGAACTTCTGTCTGATGTGACAGaactgggaaagggaaggatcCATAAAATCAGCCATTTTCCCCTTACTGAGTTGAAATGCTCCCGGGGCATTCTCCTCTGTCCGTTGCTCAGGGAGCCCTTGTATCATGTGCTTTACCACACACGCTATTTCCAAGTGGCTGTAAGGTGAAATAGAACAGGGAAGGACTGTAGCTCTAGAGCTGAGGTCAGCACCAAtacctgcagctggaaagggaaaattggGGAAGGTGTTTGTCATCCTGAAAGGTACCTAGGACACTCAGCTCATACTATTACCAcagacaagagggaatggcGGGAAAATATCAGGTAGCAAAACAGTCAGGGTttagcacagaaacagaaaacccaCCTACCATTCTCTTACTGGCACTCACAGTTGATATTTAATAGTGATGTATTTATTAATTGGATGTCATTGCTAAAACATCAGCTCCAGGGATGTTAATGGCAAAATTCCCATTGATTTCACTGGGGCTAAGATTTCAACCAAGTTATCGATAGAAATGTATCCAAAAGAGCAGTAAGTAGCtaagagaatttaaaaagtggTGCAATTATGCAAAAACATGTTGACTGAGTccattgtttgtttttctttcttttaaagtacaTCAAAACCTTCATCTGTGAGACCTGGCTGAAGAGATACGGCTCTCCTCTCAGCACAGAGATGATCACTTTGATGTGGTCCTTTATTGTGTCCATTTACAGCATTGGCGGGCTTCTGGGTTCCTCGTCTGCTGGATATTTGTCTGTTAGATTTGGAAGGTAGGAAGAGTGATTACACCAGTCTTTCTATCTACACCCACAACTGCAGAATAAGAACCTGTGTCTTGGGAGAAACACTGCTTGTAATGTGGCATTGTGAGTAGCCCAGGGCTTCCAGTGAAAGACCAGTATAGCgaagaaacagaacagcaaaatcTGCCAATAATCACAAGGAAAATCATACCTCTCCCTTATAAAGCCCAAAGCAAATGCTGTCCAGGGAAGTCATACAAGAAGTACATGTACATTTTGAAGAGAATTTCAGAGACAGCTACTCACAAAGCTTGTTCTTTACTGTTAGATATTGACTCCACTAAAAGCATCAAAAGCTTCAACTAACTTACCAGTCTGTGACAAAGTTTTCCTATTGCCATTTCCCATTGACTTAACTGCGTCTATACAGAAGCCAGTACTGAGTCCGTAACCACGGTACAATTCAAGCCACTCCTGTCACACTGTGAATGACTCAAGGGCAGTATTTATGCTCACATTAATCTGAATTATTTCCAGGAAGAAGGCCATGTTGTTTGCCaatattcctgctctgctgggtgcaGCTCTGATGGGACTCAGCCAGCTGTGTGGATCTTTTGAGATGATCATTGCTGGAAGGTTATTTTCTGGAGTGTGTGGAGGTAAATTGACATTCCTACCTGTGGTATTAAATAGTGGGAAGAGCAGTGACTGAGGGTGAAAAGGATTTACCTGAGTAAACAGATCCCAGATTTTTACTACACTCTGCAGAGAACATGATTGCTGAATGCATTTTTAACTAAATAAGAAGCCACAAACATAATTAAATTAGTAATGTCTGATAtctccatttctctttcttctatCTTTACATCCAGTCCATATAAAAGATACTGCCAATTTCTGAAAAAGCCAAAGCATGCAATATTTCAGGGAAGCATGCTCACTCGATAGAGAACTGgcctctgtttttcctcttgcttttctctgtggctGATGCTGCCCTCCATATTACAGACAATGGAATGGTTCTCAAGCCAATTCAATTAGAATTTTCAATTCTACTTTCCAGATGCCTCAGATGGTTACATTCTGCCAGTGCTTTTGATCTCTGTGCAGTTGGATAAAGATAATactaaccagaaaaaaaaattgagagtataaatattaattaatccACTGAGAAAATAGAATGTACAGTGTTTGCCAGCTTGGAGGtttcaagcagaaaataagGCACATAGCATCTGAATAGCCACTGAAATGTGTCATCTGAGACTAAAGGAAATAACCACAGTCCTGTTGTATATGTGGCTGTAGGAAACAAAGTAAGAGAAGGCCAGCCTGCTGAAGGACAGATTTCCCAGGGGCCCGTACTTACTTAGTGAAATATTTAGCAAAGGCACAAGGCCCAGGTATGGGGCACATGCTTCATGTCAGCCAGCCACATCCTCAGCATGGATAAAAAGGTATCTGAGAGCCAATCCCTACAGGTTCTGTCCATAGTGGTCCCCTCCAAAACACCAGACCTGTGTGGGTTTGCATTGCCCTAACAGTCCTTTGTCACCGCAGGTTTAGCTCTGAATATCCATATCATGTATGCTGGGGAATGTGCTCCGCGGAAGCTCCGCGGGCTGATTGCCATAACAGCTTCTACCTCCATTGCTGCTGGAAAATTCGTGGGATTTGCTCTGGGTCTCAGGTAAGAGAGTCTGAAACATAATCTATTCTGCtattaaaatacatgcatatatcaaTGCACGCCTATGCCCAGTGGCTGCTATTGGGGCAGTTGGTACCAGGATGATAACTCACAGATCTTGTAATAATTGTAATGTCAGAAGCAGAGGGATCAGCTCGTGCAGGTTCTTCCTTCAGCGCTTGTGCTGGGACTGCTGGTCCCTGTgagccctcagctgctgcaggaggataCAGGTGGCcttgctgtgcccagcactgagAAGCAGGAGCCAACACCTGCAACTCCTGTGCTGCAGGTAGTGATCCTCTGCACTCCCTGCTGAAGACTcctgggtgggagctgctgggacacaCGCAGGAGGGCTGAGGAATCaccctgtgtctgtgtgtgctcacATGGCCAGCACATATGGCTCCTCAGCCCCTCTCactctgctggttttgttccAGAGAAGTTCTTGGAGTGGAGGCTCTCTGGCCAATTCTCCTGGCAGCCAATGCGCTTCCTGCCCTTGTTCAGCTTCTCACCCTCCCCTTCTTCCCAGACTCTCCCCGCTATCTGCTCATTGACAAGAAGGACAAGGAGGGATGCATCAAAGGTGAGGAAATGGGCCATAAATCattcatttcaggaaaaagggaaaaatacagttaaGCCCCAGATGAGCCTGGAAGAGAGGTACAGGTGGGAAAAAGACTTGTGGTCTTTTGGCTCTGAAAGTACATTCAACTTTAATGAAAGTCAGCCACTTCTGTTTGGATATTTGTGGTCTCTTGGCACTAGTATTTCCCTTAGCCTCTGCCAGGGTCCTCTGAGGGATGTGATCACACACAGCTTGTATTTCCATCAATGCAGATTCTGCCCTGTACAAAGTAGAGATACAGTACCTTCTCTGTGTGAGAGAGGCCCTGTACTGTCATGCTGTATTGTATGTTCTTCAGTAATCCTAACAGCAGCTTCTGACAGAAACTGAGTAACAGCCACTGTGGGTATTTAACTATCAAAAGATAGAACTCCTTGGAtgtaaacttattttttatatatggGAGTGTAGTGATTTGGTCCAAAATACCCACCACTGTTCATCCTCTGTGAGACAAGAACcaggagaaacgcaaagcaggcaccaaacttgaaagaatataaagaagtttattaacagacctaaaagaggaaagaaaaaaattataccaccttcagaactctcctcctccccccaccttcctcccttctcccactgacaatgtgaaaagacaacccttaagatgttcagtctgtttaccacttccataataaccttgttcagtccatttagaaagagaagtctcttcttgctcatgctatgaaaacagtatcacaacgagacagccgcccacttccaaatatcattcagtccatttaggaagaggagtctctctgcctgcgtgtgagtcccttcccccgacttgcagcttttcccgcaactgctttcgagggtccactcttgaagttttttggggtacaattttaaggttgagccgttcagaaacaaaaacagaggcccttctccttccctgggagcaaagggtcttcatcatcttcatctttaggactacctctgggagcatctctagggactgaggtttctcctttcccgtttggagcaaaagtcctcatctggttcatctctccctgtccaaacttctcatgcaattacagctgcgtcagcatctgcctatctcagcgcaggtgcttttgcttacgagctgaacactccaccccccacatcttcatggaattacaacgggatactctgatatatcatagcttctcaacagaatttcagctttaagcatctcctctctctcttccctcaggttttcagctcttcacagcaataaaaagggttaatctcacctcggccttgcagctttgcagctggaatgttgaatttttcttatcgcagtgcagaggggggagagccgagccgctctggctgcccatggcaaggcagtggggggggttccatggctggaacaggtccatggcctcaggatggccgtggcccggcccggcctggcccaagcagggcctggccgggcccgctggcccccacacggggcctgcagccacctgtcccagcgctgggaacgagagagagcttggagggggagtttgtctattcttaaatgtgtaTCATAGAGgcagtcacaactttaagtggcttaatgaattgtccatattcaaactggccagtgataggttctatcagttcccagaggaaactgtaagcaccccttagcaaggacatcccttccgggactatgcttgctaacctataACAAGGAGtcattttaccttttctgtgttttggagcGTGCACTAGAACTGCACCTTTATCAGGAGGGTATTCAGGAAAGGATTGGTAAGAATTTAGGTGTGACTTACATTGAAAGACTGTCAGCAGCTATTGGCCAAAGGTGAGGCCATGATTAAGATTTATGGGTAAAAACAGATAGCAGTGATCTGGATCTGTGTCATATCTAAGCCCAGATCTCTAGGAAGTTCACACAAGAAAAGAGCATGAAGTTCTAACAAGATACTCTGCAAAGCAGGAAATAATCTTCTGGCTTCATGTCTGTGCTGGTGAGCTTGGtcacctctcctcctctccttccagctgtgaagcagctctggggagatgGGGACCATATGGCTGAAATAGATGACATGATGTCAGAGCAAAAAGCCATCCGTGGGGAGAAGGCAAAGAGCGTTTGGGATCTGCTCCGTGACAGAGCCGTGCGCTGGCAGCTCATCACTCTCTTCCTCGTCGTCTCGTGCATGCAGCTCATCGGGGCCAATGTGGTGCGtgcagtgctttgcttttctctctacATTGCTGACAAGCTTCTCAGCAAAAGTAACCTCTGCAAGGAGTTGTGAATGACTGCAACAGTGCCTGTAAGGAGGGATCTGTTGTTACTCTTTATTAATACAGTCTTTTCCCATGGAAGTTTGGGACCTGGGATAAGTCAAGAACTGTGTTTTAGCAAGCATCTTCTGAAGGCATTTCTATGGATTGCCCTGTTATGATAAgatgattttgtattttgttaagGCCTAGTTAGTTATTTTCTGTCCAAAAAGACAGAAGCTAGTGTAAACGTGGCCACATGTGTACAGCTTTCACAAATTTCTATTCTTTCCAGGTTTACTCTTATGTATACAATATCTTTACAAAGGCTGGAATCCCCCCTGATCAAACCCACTATGTGTCACTGGGGGTTGGGACCACTGAGATCCTCTCCACAGTCCTGTGTGTAAGTGacttttcagctgaattttgttTGGCTGTAATACATCGTTCATTTTGATCTTCAGAAATACTGTAAACGGAGCTTCAAGAATCAAATTTTTGTGACAAATCAACCATGGAACCAATCACATAAAGTCCTCTCCCCTCACCCTGCAAACGTGGGCATTTCTATTCTGTTTCTGGGAAGAGTGGAGAGTCTTTCTGTCAAAATCACAACCCATTCTGGGCCAGTCTTGGGAGCCCCAGTACCCCCTGGAAGAAGAGCAAATATCATTTTTCAGTCAGACTCAGGGCTGCAGGAATCACAGCAATTAACAGTGTAAGCATTCCCACTCTGCTCTCCCATCTGTCTCTCCTTTGCCTGCAGAATGCCACCTCTGACCTCCTCTGCCCAGTCAATGCCCCCTGCAGCCCGGCACctccccacctcctgctcctccctgcagcGCCTGGTCCTGCTCAGGCTCCCCAGCTGCCTTTACTCACCCTCCCAGAGAAGGCGCCACATCCCAGTCTCCAGTCCTCCAGTGATTCCCTGCCTGGCCAGTGAAGGCAGacactggagcagctcagcagtgacTGCCTTCGGTCTGTCCTTCGGAGCTGGCAGCGTGTCCTCCTGCTTGCAGGGTTTCCTCATTGAGCGTGCAGGGAGGAAGACACTGCTGTGGAAAAACTACACTGTGATGGCCTTGGCTCTAGGGCTCCTCACAGTCACTCTCTCACTACAGGTAAGACCCCACTGATGCATTAGAACTGTGTTAATGTTTTATTGTATGGCAGATATCACAACTATTTCCCTCCCCACAAATCACTTTTTAGTGAGAAGAAGTATTTTTGGGGCTAACCATCATATTAATAGAGGTCTGTTCCCAGCCATGTACACAGGGATTAAAGACAGACCACCAAGATCCCTGCCAAGGCTATCTCATGAAATTTCTGAAAGTAGAGGAAATAGATCTATGTTAAGCATTGACATAGTTAGTAGTGGTGAGCATTTCTAATGGAGCTAgataaacaaaattttaatttctgattttatttgcttttcatttcctacCACAGGACTCCTTTTTCTGGATACCATACTGCTCTGTTGCacttgtctttattttcatcATGAGCTTTGGCATTGGGCCAGGTTGGTATTTTCTACTGGAATGATTTCATTTACCCACTCATTCCTTCCTCATTGCAGCCTTTAGGAGAGATCCCAGGCATAGCAGTTTCATAGTAAGCATGAATTCCTACTTCTGATTCAGTGCAGGCGTAGATATTTCCCTCCATACTATGGTAGGAGGTAAAATTCATTTCCTATTGCATTCCTACATGCCTTTTTTCTGAAGAGCCAAGCACCACCTCAGACACTTCCAGGCCACTTAAAGCCATGAACTTATGCAGCAAAATGAAGTATGAGGTACAGAAGCATCTTGCAAATTTCtaagcttccttttttcttcaaatttttttcagctggagtACTATGTCCCTTGCTCACGGAAATATTTATTCAGTCATACAGACCAGCTGCTTAT containing:
- the LOC104688592 gene encoding solute carrier family 2, facilitated glucose transporter member 11-like — protein: MSYNLFLLAFVLGITGAFQYGLQVSIINSPAEYIKTFICETWLKRYGSPLSTEMITLMWSFIVSIYSIGGLLGSSSAGYLSVRFGRKKAMLFANIPALLGAALMGLSQLCGSFEMIIAGRLFSGVCGGLALNIHIMYAGECAPRKLRGLIAITASTSIAAGKFVGFALGLREVLGVEALWPILLAANALPALVQLLTLPFFPDSPRYLLIDKKDKEGCIKAVKQLWGDGDHMAEIDDMMSEQKAIRGEKAKSVWDLLRDRAVRWQLITLFLVVSCMQLIGANVVYSYVYNIFTKAGIPPDQTHYVSLGVGTTEILSTVLCGFLIERAGRKTLLWKNYTVMALALGLLTVTLSLQDSFFWIPYCSVALVFIFIMSFGIGPAGVLCPLLTEIFIQSYRPAAYVFNGVTNWIQLFILGLSFPFIVEGLGNFCFIIFLTYCLSMAIFVFLVLPETKGKTMLQVMEDFNRLNYRGKKGQAVLQQSNCSVMTVTKL